In bacterium, a single window of DNA contains:
- the tpl gene encoding Tyrosine phenol-lyase, whose protein sequence is MVEAIPFLTRAEREARLHDAGWNVFNLQAQDVTIDLLTDSGTAALSQEQYAGLILGDAAYAGGRSYQHLESVIQDLFGFPEIIPTHQGRAAENLLCSLLLEPGQVVPSNDFFDTTRANVEAQGALPLNLAAEGMWDPTTPQPFKGDLDLEQLEGLLLESAPGAIPFGMVTITNNSRAGQPVSMANLRGISQRLHESGIPFFIDACRFAENAWFIRQREPGYADRSIRSIVREMFDLADGCTMSAKKDGLANSGGFLCLRDPALAERARNLLIRLEGFPTYGGMSGREMETIAIGLQEAVTDSYLEYRTGQVAYLGALLTGAGVPIFEPPGGHAVYIDAGRVLPQVPGSRFPAQQLVCEAYLEGGVRTVEVGSSMFGYPDPRTGEVHPPPLELVRLALPRRVYTSTHLQYVAETFAAVVERKETLYGLEMTWSPAVLRHFRARFAPVTERSAVALT, encoded by the coding sequence ATCGATTTGCTGACTGATTCCGGCACCGCCGCGCTGTCACAGGAACAGTACGCCGGGCTGATCCTTGGCGATGCCGCTTATGCCGGCGGTCGGAGTTACCAGCATCTGGAGTCAGTGATTCAGGACCTCTTTGGCTTCCCGGAAATCATCCCTACCCATCAGGGACGGGCCGCGGAAAACCTGCTCTGCAGCCTGCTGTTGGAGCCAGGGCAGGTGGTGCCCTCCAACGACTTCTTCGACACGACCCGGGCGAACGTGGAAGCACAGGGTGCCCTGCCACTCAATCTGGCCGCCGAGGGGATGTGGGATCCCACCACGCCGCAGCCGTTCAAGGGCGATCTGGATCTGGAGCAACTGGAGGGACTGTTGCTCGAGAGCGCGCCCGGTGCAATCCCTTTTGGGATGGTCACGATCACGAACAATTCCCGGGCCGGGCAGCCGGTGTCGATGGCCAATCTGCGCGGTATCTCGCAGCGGCTGCACGAGAGCGGCATCCCATTCTTCATCGATGCCTGTCGCTTCGCCGAGAATGCCTGGTTTATCCGGCAGCGGGAACCTGGCTACGCGGACCGGAGCATCCGGTCCATCGTGCGGGAGATGTTTGATCTCGCCGATGGCTGCACCATGAGCGCGAAGAAGGATGGACTGGCAAACAGTGGCGGGTTCCTCTGTTTGCGGGACCCCGCGCTGGCGGAACGCGCCCGGAATCTCCTCATTCGGCTGGAAGGCTTTCCGACCTACGGCGGGATGAGTGGTCGTGAAATGGAGACGATTGCCATTGGGCTGCAGGAAGCGGTAACAGATTCCTATCTGGAATACCGAACCGGGCAGGTGGCGTATCTGGGAGCACTGTTGACCGGGGCAGGAGTCCCAATCTTCGAGCCGCCCGGCGGCCATGCGGTCTACATCGATGCTGGGCGCGTGCTGCCGCAGGTCCCCGGGAGTCGTTTCCCGGCGCAGCAACTGGTCTGCGAGGCGTATCTGGAAGGGGGCGTACGGACAGTCGAGGTAGGGTCGTCCATGTTCGGCTATCCGGACCCCCGGACGGGTGAGGTGCATCCCCCGCCCCTGGAACTGGTGCGGCTGGCGCTACCGCGACGGGTCTATACCAGTACGCATCTGCAGTATGTGGCGGAGACATTCGCTGCGGTGGTTGAGCGGAAGGAGACACTCTATGGGCTGGAGATGACCTGGTCGCCGGCGGTGCTGCGGCACTTCCGGGCCCGCTTCGCGCCGGTTACAGAGCGATCAGCGGTGGCATTGACCTGA